One window of the Salminus brasiliensis chromosome 1, fSalBra1.hap2, whole genome shotgun sequence genome contains the following:
- the LOC140550664 gene encoding nuclear GTPase SLIP-GC-like isoform X2, whose protein sequence is MNVSKAKEIMTKVDDQLNNLAKFIEYIRENITKLDAGITKKTTVGVFGRTGAGKSSLINAILGEDLLPSGTLCACTSVIIQIEANVTDSSYTAEIEFISKEAWEDELKTILNVLSNDGEEKDSAVIDTAKNKISALYGEKGLSMTLKDLMKADNFSDIPEFLNCKPKKIICKKALDLADETQCYVQHDRSSPGGWYWPVVKSVTIKVPNCKDLLEHTVLVDLPGLGDYNKSRDQMWRSKLRDCSTVWIVSEINRAGSDDDAWKILTSSITDLAQRGECRSLSFICTKTDDIDPQNYMRLKKLKHDNLQITQEERCIMHRNETAKEMVKNTFHQIHTVKKHFNCDDDNFFSVYTVSSREFTKTNPILNPEQTEIPKLRELLKKYSKSHTNEIQHHYISGAIGILSLIEGSKESNDDMMEEKSKLYKNLENKFRNALQHLVQYCGKIQSSLEELLLKGAKESEEKCLAIAKKIISPDIDGREFHRKLTALCENDGYYRSRTGETQDLNRSLAEPMEQQISQTYTDFFTVQVTEKSLLACIDKFIIIPDDLITNYNNSPVLRHMLKFLQTQEMKLKTELTQTIIERKKEIYDIPSAHIKETMQQAYKCAADITGPGSMKKKQDMLLNHIERSKSTMFQNARREMLDELYKILNFTMEIQTTLEKSMEYALLNANTLPTIEISAKLEKLKKFSKVL, encoded by the exons ATGAATGTCAGCAAAGCCAAAGAAATTATGACCAAAGTTGATGATCAACTCAATAACCTTGCCAAGTTCATTGAATACATCAG GGAAAACATTACAAAATTGGATGCTGGTATAACAAAGAAAACTACCGTTGGAGTATTTGGGAGGACAGGGGCTGGCAAGAGCTCTCTGATAAATGCTATCCTGGGAGAAGACCTGTTGCCATCAGGAACCCTCTGTGCCTGTACTTCAGTCATCATACAGATTGAAGCCAATGTAACAGACTCCAGCTACACAGCTGAAATTGAATTCATCTCAAAAGAG GCTTGGGAAGATGAACTCAAGACCATTCTTAATGTGTTATCGAATGATGGCGAGGAAAAGGACAGTGCAGTGATCGACACAGCAAAAAACAAGATTTCAGCACTGTATGGAGAAAAAGGTCTTTCCATGACCCTAAAAGACCTCATGAAAGCTGACAATTTCTCTGATATTCCAGAGTTTCTCAACTGTAAACCTAAAAAGATAATTTGTAAAAAG GCCCTAGATCTTGCAGATGAAACTCAGTGTTACGTTCAGCATGATCGGTCAAGTCCAGGAGGATGGTACTGGCCAGTAGTGAAGAGTGTGACCATTAAGGTTCCAAACTGTAAAGACCTTCTGGAACACACTGTTTTAGTGGATCTGCCTGGACTTGGAGACTACAACAAGAGCAGAGATCAGATGTGGAGATCG AAACTGAGAGATTGTTCTACAGTGTGGATTGTAAGTGAAATAAACCGTGCTGGCTCTGACGATGACGCCTGGAAGATTTTAACTAGCAGCATAACAGACTTGGCACAAAGAGGAGAGTGTAGGAGCCTCTCCTTTATCTGTACCAAGACTGATGACATCGACCCACAGAACTACATGCG ACTGAAAAAACTGAAGCATGACAACTTGCAGATTACACAAGAGGAAAGATGCATTATGCACAGAAAtgaaacagccaaggaaatggtGAAGAATACTTTTCAtcaaatacatacagtaaaG AAACACTTCAACTGTGATGATGATAATTTCTTTTCTGTGTACACTGTAAGTTCAAGAGAATTCACCAAGACAAATCCAATTCTCAACCCAGAGCAAACAG AGATACCCAAACTAAGGGAACTCTTGAAGAAGTACAGCAAGAGTCATACAAATGAAATACAGCATCACTACATCTCTGGAGCAATCGGAATCCTGTCTTTAATTGAAGGTTCCAAGGAGAGCAACGATGATATG ATGGAAGAGAAGTCAAAATTATACAAGAACTTAGAAAATAAGTTTCGGAATGCACTACAACACTTGGTTCAATACTGTGGAAAAATCCAAAGCTCCCTGGAAGAACTTCTCTTAAAAGGAGCAAAAGAATCTGAAGAAAAATGCCTTGcaattgcaaaaaaaataatatcacCA GACATAGATGGTCGAGAATTTCACCGAAAACTGACAGCATTGTGCGAAAATGATGGATACTACAGGTCTAGGACGGGGGAAACGCAAGATCTCAATAGGAGTTTGGCCGAACCAATGGAACAGCAAATTAGTCAAACATACACTGATTTTTTCAC AGTCCAAGTAACTGAGAAATCACTGTTAGCATGCATTGATAAgttcatcatcattccagatgaCTTGATTACAAACTATAATAATTCTCCAGTGCTGAGACACATGCTGAAATTTCTTCAAACTCAG GAAATGAAACTGAAGACAGAGCTCACTCAAACAATTATTGAgcgaaagaaagaaatatacGATATTCCTTCTGCTCACATTAAAGAAACGATGCAGCAAGCCTACAAAT GTGCTGCTGACATTACTGGACCCGGCTCTATGAAAAAGAAGCAGGACATGCTGTTGAATCACATAGAAAGATCAAAAAGTACAATGTTCCAGAACGCAAGGAGAGAGATGCTTGATGAGCTGTATAAAATACTG
- the LOC140550664 gene encoding nuclear GTPase SLIP-GC-like isoform X3 yields the protein MPDLRQSRYWENITKLDAGITKKTTVGVFGRTGAGKSSLINAILGEDLLPSGTLCACTSVIIQIEANVTDSSYTAEIEFISKEAWEDELKTILNVLSNDGEEKDSAVIDTAKNKISALYGEKGLSMTLKDLMKADNFSDIPEFLNCKPKKIICKKALDLADETQCYVQHDRSSPGGWYWPVVKSVTIKVPNCKDLLEHTVLVDLPGLGDYNKSRDQMWRSKLRDCSTVWIVSEINRAGSDDDAWKILTSSITDLAQRGECRSLSFICTKTDDIDPQNYMRLKKLKHDNLQITQEERCIMHRNETAKEMVKNTFHQIHTVKKHFNCDDDNFFSVYTVSSREFTKTNPILNPEQTEIPKLRELLKKYSKSHTNEIQHHYISGAIGILSLIEGSKESNDDMMEEKSKLYKNLENKFRNALQHLVQYCGKIQSSLEELLLKGAKESEEKCLAIAKKIISPDIDGREFHRKLTALCENDGYYRSRTGETQDLNRSLAEPMEQQISQTYTDFFTVQVTEKSLLACIDKFIIIPDDLITNYNNSPVLRHMLKFLQTQEMKLKTELTQTIIERKKEIYDIPSAHIKETMQQAYKCAADITGPGSMKKKQDMLLNHIERSKSTMFQNARREMLDELYKILNFTMEIQTTLEKSMEYALLNANTLPTIEISAKLEKLKKFSKVL from the exons GGAAAACATTACAAAATTGGATGCTGGTATAACAAAGAAAACTACCGTTGGAGTATTTGGGAGGACAGGGGCTGGCAAGAGCTCTCTGATAAATGCTATCCTGGGAGAAGACCTGTTGCCATCAGGAACCCTCTGTGCCTGTACTTCAGTCATCATACAGATTGAAGCCAATGTAACAGACTCCAGCTACACAGCTGAAATTGAATTCATCTCAAAAGAG GCTTGGGAAGATGAACTCAAGACCATTCTTAATGTGTTATCGAATGATGGCGAGGAAAAGGACAGTGCAGTGATCGACACAGCAAAAAACAAGATTTCAGCACTGTATGGAGAAAAAGGTCTTTCCATGACCCTAAAAGACCTCATGAAAGCTGACAATTTCTCTGATATTCCAGAGTTTCTCAACTGTAAACCTAAAAAGATAATTTGTAAAAAG GCCCTAGATCTTGCAGATGAAACTCAGTGTTACGTTCAGCATGATCGGTCAAGTCCAGGAGGATGGTACTGGCCAGTAGTGAAGAGTGTGACCATTAAGGTTCCAAACTGTAAAGACCTTCTGGAACACACTGTTTTAGTGGATCTGCCTGGACTTGGAGACTACAACAAGAGCAGAGATCAGATGTGGAGATCG AAACTGAGAGATTGTTCTACAGTGTGGATTGTAAGTGAAATAAACCGTGCTGGCTCTGACGATGACGCCTGGAAGATTTTAACTAGCAGCATAACAGACTTGGCACAAAGAGGAGAGTGTAGGAGCCTCTCCTTTATCTGTACCAAGACTGATGACATCGACCCACAGAACTACATGCG ACTGAAAAAACTGAAGCATGACAACTTGCAGATTACACAAGAGGAAAGATGCATTATGCACAGAAAtgaaacagccaaggaaatggtGAAGAATACTTTTCAtcaaatacatacagtaaaG AAACACTTCAACTGTGATGATGATAATTTCTTTTCTGTGTACACTGTAAGTTCAAGAGAATTCACCAAGACAAATCCAATTCTCAACCCAGAGCAAACAG AGATACCCAAACTAAGGGAACTCTTGAAGAAGTACAGCAAGAGTCATACAAATGAAATACAGCATCACTACATCTCTGGAGCAATCGGAATCCTGTCTTTAATTGAAGGTTCCAAGGAGAGCAACGATGATATG ATGGAAGAGAAGTCAAAATTATACAAGAACTTAGAAAATAAGTTTCGGAATGCACTACAACACTTGGTTCAATACTGTGGAAAAATCCAAAGCTCCCTGGAAGAACTTCTCTTAAAAGGAGCAAAAGAATCTGAAGAAAAATGCCTTGcaattgcaaaaaaaataatatcacCA GACATAGATGGTCGAGAATTTCACCGAAAACTGACAGCATTGTGCGAAAATGATGGATACTACAGGTCTAGGACGGGGGAAACGCAAGATCTCAATAGGAGTTTGGCCGAACCAATGGAACAGCAAATTAGTCAAACATACACTGATTTTTTCAC AGTCCAAGTAACTGAGAAATCACTGTTAGCATGCATTGATAAgttcatcatcattccagatgaCTTGATTACAAACTATAATAATTCTCCAGTGCTGAGACACATGCTGAAATTTCTTCAAACTCAG GAAATGAAACTGAAGACAGAGCTCACTCAAACAATTATTGAgcgaaagaaagaaatatacGATATTCCTTCTGCTCACATTAAAGAAACGATGCAGCAAGCCTACAAAT GTGCTGCTGACATTACTGGACCCGGCTCTATGAAAAAGAAGCAGGACATGCTGTTGAATCACATAGAAAGATCAAAAAGTACAATGTTCCAGAACGCAAGGAGAGAGATGCTTGATGAGCTGTATAAAATACTG